From the Excalfactoria chinensis isolate bCotChi1 chromosome 1, bCotChi1.hap2, whole genome shotgun sequence genome, one window contains:
- the RASSF9 gene encoding ras association domain-containing protein 9 isoform X2, whose protein sequence is MASNEREIVVWVCQEEKIVCGLTKRTTCAEVIQALLEEHQATFGEKKVLFGKPSDYCIVEKWRGSERVLPPLTKILRLWKAWGEEQPNLHFVLVKSDAFLSFPLWKTAEAKVVQNIEKQWELSPANYMKMLPIDKQKKIVRKTFRKLAKLKQDSVQQDRDNMETLIHLIISQDHTIHQQVLRMKELDMEIEKCEAKFHLDRIANDGENYVQDSYLMINPSEAEQQGSKSDDQKEMNEYFSKSEGILQVEERLKHHKQLIEKLCAEIEKEVHGICSEKNRDVVHTEGATNAQLENSDLDNVKYELEKSMKDGLRINSYLSCIQKELTYRDSLLQKKEKEYELLTEEFNLLRVKDNIEVRLPSNEEPPKSSGISSNSIAVPDFVHRVTNLDINDTDSDTGISSTHSQDSEITSGDVVLLST, encoded by the coding sequence ATGGCTTCAAATGAACGAGAGATTGTGGTgtgggtttgccaggaagaGAAGATTGTATGCGGCCTGACAAAGCGCACAACATGTGCAGAAGTGATTCAAGCTCTGCTTGAGGAACATCAAGCAacttttggggagaaaaaagtcCTCTTTGGAAAACCTAGTGATTACTGTATTGTAGAAAAATGGAGAGGATCTGAGCGAGTCCTTCCTCCTTTGACAAAGATTCTGAGACTTTGGAAAGCTTGGGGAGAAGAGCAGCCCAATTTGCACTTTGTGTTGGTAAAGTCTGATGCTTTCCTTTCGTTTCCATTGTGGAAAACAGCTGAAGCTAAGGTAGTACAAAATATAGAAAAGCAGTGGGAGCTGAGTCCAGCAAATTACATGAAGATGTTGCCAATTgataagcaaaagaaaattgtCAGGAAGACCTTCCGGAAACTTGCCAAACTTAAACAGGACAGTGTTCAACAAGACAGAGATAATATGGAGACACTGATTCATTTAATCATATCTCAAGATCACACTATTCATCAGCAAGTCCTTAGAATGAAGGAACTTGATATGGAAATCGAAAAATGTGAAGCAAAATTCCACTTAGACCGCATTGCCAATGATGGGGAAAATTATGTGCAGGACTCCTATTTAATGATCAATCCAAGTGAGGCTGAGCAGCAAGGGAGTAAGTCAGATGATCAAAAAGAGATGAATGAATATTTCAGCAAAAGTGAGGGAATTTTACAGGTTGAAGAGAGACTAAAACATCACAAACAATTAATAGAGAAGCTGTGtgctgaaatagaaaaagaggTACACGGTATatgctcagaaaaaaacagagatgtTGTTCATACAGAAGGAGCTACTAATGCTCAACTGGAAAACTCAGATTTGGACAATGTAAAGTATGAGCTGGAAAAAAGTATGAAAGATGGTCTGAGAATCAATTCATACCTGAGCTGCATTCAGAAAGAACTTACCTACAGAGACTCACTGcttcaaaagaaggaaaaagaatatgaaCTTCTTACAGAAGAATTTAATTTACTACGTGTTAAAGACAACATTGAAGTAAGGCTTCCATCAAATGAGGAGCCACCTAAGAGCAGTGGCATCTCCAGTAACAGCATTGCAGTTCCTGATTTTGTTCATAGAGTGACCAATTTGGACATAAATGATACTGACTCTGACACTGGAATCAGCTCTACACACAGTCAGGACTCCGAAATAACTTCTGGGGATGTGGTACTGTTATCAACATAG
- the RASSF9 gene encoding ras association domain-containing protein 9 isoform X1: MAPFGRNLLKTRHKNRSPSKDMASNEREIVVWVCQEEKIVCGLTKRTTCAEVIQALLEEHQATFGEKKVLFGKPSDYCIVEKWRGSERVLPPLTKILRLWKAWGEEQPNLHFVLVKSDAFLSFPLWKTAEAKVVQNIEKQWELSPANYMKMLPIDKQKKIVRKTFRKLAKLKQDSVQQDRDNMETLIHLIISQDHTIHQQVLRMKELDMEIEKCEAKFHLDRIANDGENYVQDSYLMINPSEAEQQGSKSDDQKEMNEYFSKSEGILQVEERLKHHKQLIEKLCAEIEKEVHGICSEKNRDVVHTEGATNAQLENSDLDNVKYELEKSMKDGLRINSYLSCIQKELTYRDSLLQKKEKEYELLTEEFNLLRVKDNIEVRLPSNEEPPKSSGISSNSIAVPDFVHRVTNLDINDTDSDTGISSTHSQDSEITSGDVVLLST, encoded by the coding sequence aTCTCCGAGCAAAGACATGGCTTCAAATGAACGAGAGATTGTGGTgtgggtttgccaggaagaGAAGATTGTATGCGGCCTGACAAAGCGCACAACATGTGCAGAAGTGATTCAAGCTCTGCTTGAGGAACATCAAGCAacttttggggagaaaaaagtcCTCTTTGGAAAACCTAGTGATTACTGTATTGTAGAAAAATGGAGAGGATCTGAGCGAGTCCTTCCTCCTTTGACAAAGATTCTGAGACTTTGGAAAGCTTGGGGAGAAGAGCAGCCCAATTTGCACTTTGTGTTGGTAAAGTCTGATGCTTTCCTTTCGTTTCCATTGTGGAAAACAGCTGAAGCTAAGGTAGTACAAAATATAGAAAAGCAGTGGGAGCTGAGTCCAGCAAATTACATGAAGATGTTGCCAATTgataagcaaaagaaaattgtCAGGAAGACCTTCCGGAAACTTGCCAAACTTAAACAGGACAGTGTTCAACAAGACAGAGATAATATGGAGACACTGATTCATTTAATCATATCTCAAGATCACACTATTCATCAGCAAGTCCTTAGAATGAAGGAACTTGATATGGAAATCGAAAAATGTGAAGCAAAATTCCACTTAGACCGCATTGCCAATGATGGGGAAAATTATGTGCAGGACTCCTATTTAATGATCAATCCAAGTGAGGCTGAGCAGCAAGGGAGTAAGTCAGATGATCAAAAAGAGATGAATGAATATTTCAGCAAAAGTGAGGGAATTTTACAGGTTGAAGAGAGACTAAAACATCACAAACAATTAATAGAGAAGCTGTGtgctgaaatagaaaaagaggTACACGGTATatgctcagaaaaaaacagagatgtTGTTCATACAGAAGGAGCTACTAATGCTCAACTGGAAAACTCAGATTTGGACAATGTAAAGTATGAGCTGGAAAAAAGTATGAAAGATGGTCTGAGAATCAATTCATACCTGAGCTGCATTCAGAAAGAACTTACCTACAGAGACTCACTGcttcaaaagaaggaaaaagaatatgaaCTTCTTACAGAAGAATTTAATTTACTACGTGTTAAAGACAACATTGAAGTAAGGCTTCCATCAAATGAGGAGCCACCTAAGAGCAGTGGCATCTCCAGTAACAGCATTGCAGTTCCTGATTTTGTTCATAGAGTGACCAATTTGGACATAAATGATACTGACTCTGACACTGGAATCAGCTCTACACACAGTCAGGACTCCGAAATAACTTCTGGGGATGTGGTACTGTTATCAACATAG